A portion of the Anoxybacillus gonensis genome contains these proteins:
- a CDS encoding nitrous oxide reductase accessory protein NosL yields MKKIASLLFACFLAACSGEKTYEPEDINPDIDVCVVCNMSIAAEQYATEAILKDGTVQKFDDIGCMMEWMNKQNNDDIAKLYVRDVTNGEWIELEKAVYAYHPNYWTPMNYGVVSFANEQHAKAYMEQEGEGQLWTYEQLKQHRWGFEQ; encoded by the coding sequence ATGAAAAAAATTGCTAGTCTTTTATTTGCATGTTTTCTTGCCGCATGTAGTGGAGAGAAAACGTATGAACCCGAAGACATTAATCCAGATATTGATGTATGTGTAGTTTGCAATATGAGTATCGCAGCAGAGCAATATGCGACAGAAGCGATTTTAAAAGATGGAACGGTGCAAAAATTTGATGATATCGGCTGCATGATGGAATGGATGAATAAGCAAAACAACGACGACATAGCTAAGCTATATGTTCGTGATGTAACAAACGGTGAATGGATTGAGCTCGAGAAAGCGGTCTATGCTTATCATCCAAATTATTGGACGCCGATGAACTATGGCGTCGTTTCATTTGCGAATGAGCAACATGCGAAAGCGTATATGGAACAAGAAGGGGAAGGGCAGTTATGGACGTATGAGCAACTAAAACAACATCGGTGGGGATTTGAACAATGA
- a CDS encoding right-handed parallel beta-helix repeat-containing protein, translating into MRSLFFWLIPIVTLLFTKTVYGQTMEGHKQLQQAIDEAHAGDVLVVKRGVYEGPIIIHKPIHLIAEPGAVVDGNGSEYVITIRAPHVYIEGLTIHRSAYGKGAGVQIKESAHVTLKNVHIEDVHYGVYVEKGTNIHLINNVIRGRDVHFAQRGNGIHLLKTKHVVVSQNDISRVQDGVYLDGAEHTTIEKNKVTNARYAIHFMYAEDGITKENVLMENINGIMMMMSKRFTIEQNTIAKQLDYRGYGALIYDSEHVLMHQNRLLYNSTALSLQHARHCAIKANEFIGNYRALHSLYENHDTIVVENKFLGNMEDALIQGTAISFDDGKKGNYWDSYRFYDLNDDGIGDAPHRIRSMYSRLLRQWPSVQFYFQSPALALLNTTESFFTQAQAQGEDRFPLTEISHKKSTTNERSWRLLLFGSILLVSSLLMFAYGRGMKHEKNC; encoded by the coding sequence ATGCGTAGTTTATTTTTTTGGCTTATACCAATCGTCACGCTGTTGTTTACAAAAACTGTATATGGACAAACGATGGAAGGACATAAACAGTTGCAACAGGCCATTGATGAAGCGCATGCCGGCGATGTATTAGTCGTCAAACGAGGAGTATATGAAGGTCCGATTATTATTCATAAGCCGATTCATTTGATTGCTGAGCCCGGAGCGGTAGTTGATGGGAATGGAAGTGAATATGTCATAACGATTCGTGCGCCTCATGTTTATATAGAAGGGCTCACGATTCATAGAAGTGCGTACGGAAAAGGAGCAGGTGTACAAATTAAAGAAAGCGCACATGTCACGTTAAAAAACGTACATATCGAAGATGTCCATTACGGTGTTTACGTCGAAAAAGGAACAAATATTCATCTCATCAATAATGTTATTCGTGGCAGGGATGTTCACTTTGCTCAACGGGGCAACGGCATTCACTTATTGAAAACAAAACATGTCGTTGTAAGTCAAAATGATATTTCGCGTGTACAAGATGGTGTGTATTTGGATGGAGCTGAACATACGACGATCGAGAAAAATAAAGTAACAAATGCACGCTATGCCATTCATTTTATGTATGCTGAGGATGGAATAACAAAAGAGAACGTGCTGATGGAAAACATTAATGGAATTATGATGATGATGTCAAAACGATTTACGATCGAACAAAATACGATTGCCAAACAATTAGATTACCGTGGATACGGAGCGCTTATTTATGATAGTGAACATGTTTTGATGCATCAAAATAGGTTACTTTATAATAGCACAGCGTTATCATTACAACATGCACGTCATTGTGCCATAAAAGCAAATGAATTCATTGGAAATTATCGTGCTCTGCATAGTTTATATGAAAATCATGACACGATTGTTGTTGAAAATAAATTTTTAGGAAATATGGAAGACGCGCTCATTCAAGGGACTGCTATTTCATTTGATGATGGGAAAAAAGGGAACTATTGGGATAGTTATCGGTTTTACGACTTGAACGATGATGGAATTGGGGATGCCCCACATCGTATTCGTTCCATGTATAGTCGACTGTTACGACAATGGCCGAGTGTGCAATTTTATTTTCAAAGTCCTGCACTAGCACTTCTAAATACGACGGAGTCATTTTTTACACAAGCACAGGCACAAGGAGAAGATCGTTTTCCGCTTACGGAAATCAGTCACAAGAAAAGTACAACAAACGAACGATCATGGCGACTATTGTTGTTTGGAAGCATCTTATTAGTAAGCAGTTTGTTGATGTTTGCATATGGAAGGGGAATGAAACATGAAAAAAATTGCTAG
- a CDS encoding heavy metal translocating P-type ATPase, with protein MKEYQVKGLTCANCARALEEQIQSLPYGEGATLSYSSGKLRVNERVDLEKVRAILATDGAYMADDEQSQRKRNPLLYLVGTSIFLFVMALLFERFIGNEVVIIYIIATALSGYKTFIKGLKNVVRFRFNMDTLMTIALIGAFGIGEWKEATVVAILFGINEYLEGIGMERARRSLDMLLKQVPKEALVIYNGQTRAVSVDSLQVGDVVLVRPGEKIPSDGVVIQGKSSVNEAAITGESMPIEKETGMSVYGGSVNNEGVLHVQITKQYKDSSLSKILHLVQEAQETKTPLELFIHRFAKYYTPFIMVISLFVMTIPPLAFGVPWHDALYQGLAVLIVGCPCALILSSPIALLAGMTRNAKKGVLVKGGVHLETLGRVRTIAFDKTGTITKGKPHVTDVIAYIDENELLRIAASLESVSSHPLARAIVQKAKQHDISYEQPEQIETRTGSGIEGKIDGKRYRIGNERMFDQQDLSEKIQKDAEKLKSEGRTIVFVADEQHVLGLFGIADEVREESQAVIKQLHRIGIRRTVMLTGDHEKTAEQVAKQVGVTDVFAQLVPEQKVEKIKQLMKDDIVAMVGDGMNDAPALAHAHVGIAMGKGTDSAIETADVVLMQDHLGKLPEAIAIARRVNRTIRFNIAVALALKAMALLLTIPGWLTLWIAILSDMGATIFVSVLSLLILWEKRTR; from the coding sequence GTGAAGGAGTATCAAGTGAAAGGGTTGACATGCGCAAATTGTGCACGAGCATTAGAAGAACAAATTCAGTCACTTCCATATGGAGAAGGAGCGACGTTAAGCTACAGTAGCGGAAAATTGCGTGTGAATGAACGCGTAGATTTAGAAAAAGTACGTGCGATTTTGGCGACAGATGGGGCATATATGGCAGACGATGAGCAGTCACAAAGAAAACGAAATCCTCTTCTTTATCTCGTTGGCACATCTATTTTCCTTTTTGTCATGGCACTTTTATTCGAACGATTTATCGGTAACGAAGTCGTCATCATTTATATCATTGCGACAGCATTGAGCGGATATAAAACGTTTATCAAAGGGCTGAAAAATGTCGTTCGTTTTCGTTTCAATATGGATACGTTAATGACGATTGCACTGATCGGAGCGTTTGGGATCGGAGAGTGGAAAGAAGCGACTGTTGTTGCCATTTTATTTGGTATAAACGAATATTTAGAAGGAATAGGCATGGAACGGGCGCGGCGATCGCTTGATATGTTGCTAAAACAAGTACCAAAAGAAGCGCTTGTCATATATAACGGGCAAACGCGTGCCGTTTCGGTTGATTCGTTACAAGTTGGAGATGTGGTGCTCGTTCGTCCCGGTGAAAAAATTCCATCAGACGGCGTTGTCATACAAGGAAAAAGTTCAGTCAATGAAGCGGCGATTACAGGTGAATCGATGCCAATTGAAAAAGAAACAGGAATGAGCGTGTATGGAGGAAGTGTGAACAACGAAGGAGTGTTACACGTCCAAATTACAAAACAATATAAAGACAGTTCTTTATCTAAAATATTACATCTTGTGCAAGAAGCACAAGAAACAAAAACACCACTTGAATTGTTTATTCATCGCTTTGCGAAATACTATACTCCATTCATTATGGTGATTTCGTTATTCGTGATGACCATTCCACCTTTAGCGTTTGGAGTACCTTGGCACGATGCATTATATCAAGGTTTAGCAGTTTTAATTGTTGGTTGTCCTTGTGCGCTTATTTTATCATCTCCTATAGCTTTGTTAGCTGGTATGACGCGTAATGCGAAAAAAGGAGTGTTAGTGAAAGGAGGCGTTCATTTAGAGACGCTTGGTCGTGTCCGTACGATTGCTTTTGATAAAACAGGGACAATCACAAAAGGGAAGCCTCATGTCACGGATGTCATTGCATATATTGACGAAAATGAACTGCTTCGTATTGCCGCATCGTTAGAAAGCGTATCTTCCCATCCACTTGCGCGAGCGATTGTTCAAAAAGCAAAACAGCATGATATTTCATATGAACAACCCGAACAAATTGAGACGAGAACAGGAAGCGGAATAGAAGGGAAAATAGATGGGAAGCGCTATCGTATTGGAAATGAACGAATGTTTGATCAACAAGATCTGTCCGAGAAAATTCAAAAAGATGCGGAGAAGTTAAAAAGTGAAGGCCGGACGATCGTTTTTGTAGCGGATGAACAACATGTACTCGGCTTATTTGGCATTGCTGATGAAGTGCGCGAAGAGAGTCAAGCGGTGATAAAGCAACTGCATCGTATCGGTATTCGTCGTACAGTGATGTTAACAGGAGATCACGAAAAAACAGCGGAACAAGTAGCAAAGCAAGTAGGAGTGACAGATGTATTCGCTCAGCTTGTTCCTGAACAGAAAGTAGAAAAAATAAAACAGTTAATGAAGGACGATATCGTAGCAATGGTAGGGGATGGAATGAATGATGCACCCGCGCTTGCTCATGCGCATGTTGGAATTGCTATGGGGAAAGGGACAGATAGCGCAATCGAAACAGCGGATGTTGTTTTGATGCAAGATCATCTAGGGAAATTGCCAGAAGCGATCGCTATCGCTCGACGAGTGAATCGCACGATTCGTTTCAATATTGCGGTAGCGCTCGCATTAAAAGCGATGGCGCTACTATTAACCATTCCAGGTTGGTTAACGTTATGGATCGCTATTTTATCCGATATGGGTGCAACGATTTTTGTTAGCGTACTAAGCTTATTAATTTTATGGGAGAAGCGCACAAGGTAA
- a CDS encoding ArsR/SmtB family transcription factor: MEELYEPLDEETLFIVSQTFKALSDPTRIRILHLLSSGECSVTEIANRLSLLQSTVSHQLRFLKNLRLVKYRREGTTLYYSYDDEHVLHILEQTIRHARDH, from the coding sequence ATGGAAGAATTATATGAGCCGTTAGATGAGGAAACGCTTTTCATCGTATCACAAACGTTTAAAGCGTTAAGTGATCCGACACGTATTCGCATTTTACATTTACTTTCATCGGGTGAATGTTCAGTAACAGAGATCGCAAATCGACTGTCGCTTCTACAATCGACCGTATCTCATCAGCTCCGTTTTTTAAAAAATTTACGCCTTGTGAAATATCGCAGGGAAGGAACGACGTTATATTATTCGTATGACGATGAACATGTGTTGCACATTCTTGAACAAACGATACGCCATGCGCGTGACCATTAG
- a CDS encoding ammonium transporter — protein MNEVQLSLALDSLWVMLGAILVIGMQVGFALLEAGSTRMKNAGHVAGKQILSFAIASLAFWAAGFAITFGKGNGFIGTEGWFLKEGTETFSSLSWANVPLELKFLFQLAFVGVSLAIAWGGFAERAKLSVYFIFGTIFTVAIYPVIGHWVWGGGWLGEMGMQDFAGSTVVHLQGAIAALVATLLLGPRIGKFNKDGTPNYIPGHNQVYTVIGGFVLWVGWFGFNAGSTMGTADGFFGYVALTTNIAAAAGAIASILTAKWLVGKADIPAMVNGVLAALVAITAACAFVEPWAAAVIGAVAGSFTFWTSVYFERKGIDDPIYAFSVHGIAGIVGTISTGFFASPRLVEKTGIGKPGLFYGGGVDQLLVQTIGVLGAAVYVAIVSFMILYVLKKTIGLRVTPDQEISGLDISEHGSYGYPEHLDPNYQQPPTAVSSRSL, from the coding sequence ATGAATGAAGTACAGTTGAGTTTGGCGCTTGATTCACTTTGGGTCATGTTAGGTGCCATTTTAGTCATTGGAATGCAAGTCGGATTTGCTTTGTTAGAAGCGGGTTCGACACGAATGAAAAATGCTGGCCATGTCGCCGGAAAACAAATATTAAGTTTTGCGATTGCCTCACTTGCATTTTGGGCGGCAGGTTTCGCCATTACATTTGGAAAAGGAAATGGGTTCATTGGCACAGAAGGATGGTTTTTAAAAGAAGGAACAGAAACGTTCTCCTCACTTTCATGGGCGAATGTACCGCTTGAATTAAAATTTTTATTCCAACTTGCTTTTGTTGGTGTATCTTTAGCGATTGCGTGGGGAGGATTCGCTGAACGAGCAAAATTATCTGTTTACTTTATTTTCGGGACGATTTTTACCGTCGCTATTTACCCTGTGATCGGTCATTGGGTATGGGGAGGTGGCTGGCTCGGAGAAATGGGAATGCAAGACTTTGCGGGTTCAACAGTTGTTCATTTACAAGGAGCCATTGCCGCATTAGTCGCAACGCTGTTACTAGGACCACGAATTGGAAAATTCAACAAAGATGGGACGCCGAACTACATTCCAGGGCATAACCAAGTATATACCGTTATCGGTGGCTTCGTCTTATGGGTTGGTTGGTTTGGATTTAATGCAGGGAGTACAATGGGGACAGCAGATGGATTTTTTGGTTATGTAGCTTTAACAACAAATATTGCAGCAGCAGCCGGAGCGATCGCTTCTATTTTGACAGCAAAATGGCTTGTTGGGAAAGCGGATATTCCTGCGATGGTCAACGGTGTATTAGCCGCACTCGTTGCGATTACAGCAGCATGTGCATTCGTTGAGCCGTGGGCGGCGGCGGTCATTGGGGCTGTTGCCGGATCATTTACATTTTGGACGTCTGTATATTTTGAACGAAAAGGTATTGACGATCCGATTTACGCATTTTCTGTTCATGGCATAGCCGGCATTGTTGGGACGATTTCAACTGGCTTTTTCGCTTCGCCGCGCCTTGTGGAAAAAACAGGGATTGGAAAACCGGGGTTATTTTATGGCGGAGGAGTGGATCAGCTTCTTGTTCAAACGATTGGTGTTTTAGGTGCAGCGGTGTATGTGGCTATTGTTTCATTTATGATCTTATATGTTTTGAAAAAGACGATTGGCTTACGTGTGACACCTGATCAAGAAATTTCTGGCCTTGATATTAGTGAGCATGGTTCATATGGGTATCCAGAGCATTTAGACCCAAATTATCAACAGCCACCAACCGCTGTTTCATCTCGTTCGTTATGA
- a CDS encoding exonuclease domain-containing protein, giving the protein MERPFQWINRVLSLGLRYDQATAVGPAFQQEAWIRKMMKEAKKHTYSLDTPLSDVTFILLDTETTGFSPQRGDEIFSLAALKTKKGEAFDLYCSHFRPKRPIPEHIVALTGITNDDVACAPSLEEEIHHILSFLKGSILIGYHIQHDVAFLNEFLSRNYRIVLQQTAIEMRRIMECIYHHSFPTLDDALSFYHLSPVDRHTAKGDVMSLFEIWKKVFEDLQRLQIATLHDLYALLSQRS; this is encoded by the coding sequence ATGGAGCGACCGTTTCAATGGATTAACCGCGTATTATCGCTTGGGCTTCGTTATGATCAAGCCACAGCGGTCGGTCCAGCTTTTCAACAAGAGGCCTGGATTCGAAAAATGATGAAAGAAGCAAAGAAACATACGTATTCGCTCGACACACCACTTTCTGACGTGACGTTTATTTTATTAGATACAGAGACGACAGGTTTTTCGCCTCAAAGAGGAGATGAAATTTTTTCACTTGCGGCTTTAAAAACAAAAAAAGGTGAAGCGTTTGACTTGTATTGTTCTCACTTTCGTCCAAAGCGTCCGATTCCAGAGCACATTGTCGCACTGACGGGCATAACAAATGACGATGTGGCATGTGCGCCTTCGCTTGAAGAGGAGATTCATCATATTCTTTCTTTTTTGAAGGGCAGTATTTTAATCGGTTATCATATTCAGCACGACGTTGCATTTTTAAATGAATTTTTATCGCGTAACTATCGTATAGTTTTGCAACAAACCGCGATCGAAATGAGGAGAATAATGGAATGTATATATCATCATTCATTTCCAACACTTGATGATGCATTATCGTTTTACCATTTATCCCCTGTTGATCGTCATACAGCGAAAGGAGATGTCATGAGTTTATTTGAAATTTGGAAGAAGGTTTTTGAAGACTTGCAACGATTGCAAATTGCTACGTTACATGATTTATATGCGTTACTTAGTCAACGTTCATAA
- a CDS encoding putative bifunctional diguanylate cyclase/phosphodiesterase has protein sequence MNKMMQAIAVIAPNGKILGADEHFFQHFYHREVDRELLEKFIQEAENGRTVSYAIVKQKNGQNDVYVQATALYNKEGNLQAVVATYQYEPFIDMRLTSSIASLASEFTFILSAEGEITYVSPTAQYVLKCTEEVCSHELFSFVHHEDIPLLMEKLHTIYATKEKETTVDCRWRTNEGRFIWIHMHAHPLLNEQNEIEHVIVVAKDITKWKCCEEALAKLKHFDSLTDIPNRFYFESYVQHMIQQKRPFALCYIDFDKIKWINDRFSYQAGDFFLQEAVRRIQQHLQKEDFFSRIGGDEFVIVLHDVNKETIVTRMEHLLQSFVEPFRYKEHVIQSSLSVGVTFFPQDGMDLDTLLKQADQALCYAKERGKGYHFYHPQQNRKTMIEQELPLALLNNQFYLCYQPKVSLDNEAIMGVEALMRWTHPTLGAISPLEFIPIAEKNGFIFEITTWVLKEACQQVKQWQTHFPTLKLAVNLSPFLLNRKEFVTHVKNILQHTQFPPNYLILEITESGLMENIETGKHILTQLKQIGIQVAIDDFGTGFSSLAYIRNLPVSLLKIDRSFIRDITDNSKDATIVDTIIHLAKSLDLQVLAEGVERDDQVSLLQKMDCDFAQGFYFSQSLEAEKLLQWLEQHNQSKEALH, from the coding sequence ATGAATAAAATGATGCAAGCAATCGCTGTCATTGCCCCAAATGGAAAAATTTTAGGAGCAGATGAACATTTTTTTCAACATTTTTATCATCGTGAGGTTGATCGCGAGCTGTTAGAAAAGTTTATTCAAGAAGCTGAAAATGGGCGCACCGTTTCGTATGCCATTGTAAAACAAAAAAATGGACAAAACGATGTATATGTACAAGCAACCGCGTTATATAACAAGGAAGGGAATTTACAAGCGGTTGTTGCGACATATCAATACGAACCGTTTATCGATATGCGTCTTACTTCTTCGATCGCTTCACTTGCATCTGAATTTACGTTTATTTTATCAGCAGAAGGCGAGATTACATACGTTTCGCCAACCGCTCAATATGTGTTGAAATGCACAGAAGAAGTTTGTAGCCACGAATTATTTTCTTTTGTTCACCATGAAGACATACCGCTTTTGATGGAAAAGCTACATACCATTTATGCGACAAAAGAAAAAGAAACGACGGTTGATTGTCGGTGGCGGACAAATGAAGGGCGTTTTATATGGATTCATATGCATGCCCATCCGTTGTTAAACGAACAAAATGAAATTGAACATGTTATCGTTGTTGCAAAAGATATTACAAAGTGGAAATGTTGCGAGGAAGCACTCGCAAAATTAAAACATTTCGATTCGTTAACCGACATTCCAAACCGTTTTTATTTTGAATCGTATGTACAACATATGATTCAACAAAAGCGACCGTTTGCATTATGTTATATTGATTTTGATAAAATTAAATGGATCAATGATCGCTTTTCATATCAGGCAGGAGATTTCTTTTTGCAAGAAGCTGTTCGTCGCATTCAGCAACATTTGCAAAAAGAAGACTTTTTTTCTCGCATCGGTGGCGATGAGTTTGTGATCGTGCTACACGATGTGAATAAAGAAACGATTGTTACGCGGATGGAACATTTGCTTCAATCGTTTGTAGAGCCATTCCGATATAAAGAGCATGTCATTCAATCTAGTCTTTCTGTTGGAGTAACATTTTTTCCGCAAGACGGTATGGATTTAGATACGTTGTTAAAACAAGCAGATCAAGCGCTCTGTTATGCAAAAGAGAGAGGGAAAGGTTATCATTTTTACCACCCTCAACAAAACCGAAAGACGATGATTGAACAAGAGTTGCCGCTTGCGTTATTAAACAATCAGTTTTATTTATGCTATCAACCGAAAGTGTCGTTAGATAATGAAGCGATTATGGGAGTTGAGGCGCTCATGCGTTGGACGCATCCAACGCTTGGAGCGATTTCACCACTAGAGTTTATTCCGATTGCAGAGAAAAATGGATTTATTTTTGAAATTACAACATGGGTGTTAAAAGAAGCGTGTCAACAAGTAAAACAATGGCAAACCCATTTTCCGACGCTCAAGCTTGCGGTGAACTTATCACCATTTTTACTAAATCGAAAAGAATTTGTGACGCATGTAAAAAATATTTTGCAACATACACAATTTCCACCAAACTATTTAATTTTAGAAATTACAGAAAGTGGATTAATGGAAAATATCGAGACTGGAAAACATATTTTAACACAATTAAAACAGATCGGAATTCAAGTGGCGATTGACGATTTCGGTACCGGTTTTTCATCGCTTGCTTACATTCGTAACTTACCCGTTTCATTGTTGAAAATTGATCGCTCATTCATTCGTGATATTACCGATAATTCGAAAGATGCTACGATTGTTGATACGATTATTCATTTAGCGAAAAGTTTAGATTTACAAGTACTTGCCGAAGGAGTAGAACGTGACGATCAAGTATCTTTGTTGCAAAAGATGGATTGTGATTTTGCGCAAGGGTTTTACTTTAGTCAATCGTTAGAAGCAGAAAAGTTACTACAATGGCTCGAACAACATAATCAATCGAAAGAGGCGCTTCATTAG
- a CDS encoding DUF294 nucleotidyltransferase-like domain-containing protein has translation MNALDTIVARTEQCSDTTQLKQLHDEVAFLLSSLSFSFYSIFDVYDALCMCHDALMKQALLLAEREVDRRGIGKKPSSFCWFVMGSSGRKEPTVWTDQDNGVIFSCLHSEKDDCYIYMREYARIGVLFLNEIGYPYCPGYVMATNERWLKEVGEWHEQIEKYVTNEHIDDIRYLSMLADMRPIYGEYALANQLKTTLYKKIAATVSLRSRMIDSVRIPFVPIGPFGRVYVERWGENSGMLDIKQGGYVQLNHVLKWVAVQKQFVHAYSTFERLMCWHDEHGCSQQQFERIEKALQTFLYFRLRCSLEGSHLAIRHLSKEEKRRLKNAMTVAKKMQRDARKWV, from the coding sequence ATGAATGCTTTGGACACCATTGTCGCTCGGACGGAACAATGTAGCGATACGACACAACTAAAGCAACTTCATGATGAAGTTGCTTTTCTCCTCTCTTCTCTTTCATTTTCTTTTTATAGCATATTTGATGTATACGATGCGCTTTGTATGTGCCACGATGCGCTCATGAAACAAGCGTTGCTGTTAGCTGAACGAGAAGTTGATCGGCGAGGAATCGGCAAAAAACCTTCTTCTTTTTGTTGGTTTGTGATGGGGAGCAGTGGGAGAAAGGAACCGACCGTTTGGACTGATCAAGATAACGGAGTGATTTTTTCATGTTTGCATAGCGAAAAAGACGATTGTTATATATATATGCGTGAGTATGCACGTATCGGCGTTCTTTTTTTGAACGAAATTGGTTATCCGTATTGTCCTGGTTATGTGATGGCAACAAACGAAAGATGGTTGAAAGAAGTTGGAGAATGGCATGAACAAATTGAAAAATATGTAACAAACGAACATATAGATGATATTCGCTATTTATCTATGTTAGCTGATATGCGTCCAATTTATGGAGAATATGCACTTGCTAATCAGCTGAAAACGACATTATATAAAAAGATTGCGGCGACTGTTTCTTTGCGCAGCCGCATGATTGATAGCGTTCGTATTCCTTTTGTGCCGATTGGACCTTTTGGACGGGTGTACGTCGAACGTTGGGGGGAGAACAGCGGCATGCTTGATATAAAACAAGGAGGATATGTTCAGCTCAATCATGTGTTGAAATGGGTTGCTGTTCAAAAACAATTTGTTCATGCTTATTCAACATTTGAGCGGTTAATGTGCTGGCATGATGAACATGGCTGCTCGCAACAACAATTTGAACGTATTGAAAAAGCGCTTCAGACGTTTTTGTATTTTCGCTTACGATGTTCGTTAGAAGGAAGTCATTTAGCCATACGACATTTATCGAAGGAAGAGAAAAGACGATTAAAAAACGCGATGACAGTAGCGAAAAAAATGCAACGTGATGCAAGAAAGTGGGTGTAA
- a CDS encoding membrane protein, translating into MGVELTALHWIYVSFICIIIALMIWRKDTSLACMIGIFLLAMTATGSLPLSISTIFKSFIYAITELLPTILVISIIVSMSKLLTITGMNEVMIAPFAKLIRTPTLAYWTIGILMMVISWFFWPSPAVALLGAVLLPVAVRVGLPALGVAMAMNLFGHGIALSGDFIIQGAPKLTADAAGIPVSEVISASIPLVFVMGIVTVTTAFFLLRRDMKRGNIQQGEAVAIAENEVQSHLLTKRMKVTFAFLIPILFGLDVVAMYYFQLQGGDATALIGGTAIFILSLLSVVAYKKKSLEQITDLFIQGFQFGFKVFGPVIPIAAFFYLGDSGFQTIIGDFLPKQSHGIVNDLGVALSNIVPLSKEVGAVTLAGVGAITGLDGSGFSGISLVGSIAKLFAAAIGTGIATLTALGQIAAIWVGGGTLVPWALIPAAAICGVSPFELARRNVVPVIIGLTVTTMVAMFLI; encoded by the coding sequence ATGGGTGTGGAGTTAACAGCGTTACATTGGATTTACGTCTCGTTTATTTGTATCATTATCGCGTTAATGATTTGGCGTAAAGATACATCGTTAGCTTGTATGATTGGCATCTTTTTGTTAGCGATGACAGCGACAGGCTCTTTGCCGCTTTCTATCAGCACGATTTTTAAAAGTTTCATTTACGCAATCACCGAACTTCTTCCGACCATTCTTGTCATATCTATTATCGTATCAATGAGTAAGCTTCTGACGATCACAGGAATGAATGAAGTGATGATTGCGCCGTTTGCGAAATTGATTCGCACCCCAACGTTAGCTTATTGGACGATCGGGATATTAATGATGGTTATCTCGTGGTTTTTCTGGCCATCACCTGCTGTAGCGTTGCTTGGAGCGGTGTTGTTACCGGTCGCTGTTCGTGTAGGATTACCTGCGTTAGGGGTAGCGATGGCGATGAATTTATTCGGACATGGCATTGCGCTATCAGGTGATTTTATTATTCAAGGGGCACCGAAATTAACAGCAGATGCGGCAGGTATTCCTGTTTCCGAAGTCATTTCCGCAAGCATTCCGCTCGTCTTTGTGATGGGAATAGTCACAGTGACAACCGCGTTTTTCTTGTTGCGTCGCGATATGAAAAGAGGGAACATTCAACAAGGCGAAGCGGTTGCTATCGCTGAAAATGAAGTACAGTCTCATTTATTAACAAAACGAATGAAAGTTACGTTTGCATTTCTTATTCCGATTTTATTTGGCCTAGACGTTGTAGCGATGTATTATTTTCAATTACAAGGCGGAGATGCAACTGCGTTAATTGGTGGAACAGCCATTTTCATTTTATCTCTCTTATCAGTCGTCGCATATAAAAAGAAAAGTTTAGAACAAATTACAGACTTGTTCATTCAAGGATTTCAATTTGGGTTTAAAGTGTTCGGTCCGGTCATCCCAATCGCAGCATTCTTTTATTTAGGAGATTCAGGATTTCAAACGATTATCGGTGATTTTTTACCAAAACAGTCGCATGGCATTGTGAATGACTTAGGTGTTGCTTTATCAAATATCGTTCCATTAAGTAAAGAAGTTGGAGCTGTGACATTAGCTGGGGTAGGAGCCATTACCGGCTTGGATGGCTCGGGATTTTCAGGTATTTCCCTTGTCGGCTCCATTGCAAAATTGTTTGCAGCAGCAATTGGAACGGGGATTGCGACATTGACAGCACTTGGTCAAATCGCAGCAATTTGGGTTGGGGGAGGAACATTAGTGCCTTGGGCGCTCATTCCAGCAGCTGCCATTTGTGGTGTCAGCCCATTTGAATTAGCAAGACGAAATGTTGTGCCAGTTATTATCGGGTTAACTGTAACGACAATGGTTGCGATGTTTCTTATTTAG